The window CATTGCCTTGGCAAAAGCCCTTGAACTGGCTTATGAAAACCAAACGGCCCACGCTGAGGAGATCCTAGGGATAAAAACATACTTTAAAAATCAAATAATAAAAGCCATCCCGGAAGTAACTTTCAATGGGCTATCGGGTAATCTAGATGAGAGCTTGTATACCGTGTTAAATGTAAGCTTCCCTCCATCTGAGAGCAACGAGGGCATGCTTTTGTTTCATCTGGATCTAAATGGGATATCAGTTTCGGGCGGATCTGCATGTTCTAGTGGGGCTCAATTAGGCTCACATGTACTGAATGCGCTCGGAACAAATCCACAAAGAGAAAACGTTAGGTTTTCATTTAGTCGCTTTAACACAAAAGCTGAAGTTGACCGTGTAGTGAAAACTTTGGCTGATCTGTACCTTCCTTAAATCAAGAAGATTTAAAAGGCAAGCCGGCTAAATCTACATTACCTCCTGAAAGGATAATGCCCACATTTTGATTAGCAAATAGATTTTTATTTTTCAGAACAACAGCCAAAGGCACAGCACTACTTGGTTCAATCACAATTTTCATACGCTCATATATCAGGCGCATGGCTGATATGATTTCTTGGTCTGATACGGTAAGTATATAGTCAACATTTTTGAAGATAATTTCAAAATTCAACTTTCCTAATGAAGTAAGCAAACCATCAGCAATGGTATTAGGTGTTTGAACAGGAATTCTATAACCGGCTTCAAATGACATCTTTGCATCGTTAGCACCCTCTGGTTCTGCCCCAATGATTTTGGTATTTGGTGAGTAAAATTTTGTAGCCAATGCCGTACCCGCCAATAAACCACCTCCACCGACGGGGGCGATTAAAAAATCTAGAGAACGATAAGTCTCCAAAAGCTCCAAGGCGCAAGTAGCCTGACCTTCCACCACATCGATATGGTCATAAGGAGGTATAAAAGTGGCTCCATATTGGTTTACCACAGCTTTTAAACCTTCTTCCCTTGCCTTTAAGTTAGGTTCACACTCAATTACTATTCCACCGTAACCCTCCACTGCATTTCTTTTTACCTGTGGGGCACTTGAAGGCATCACGATATAGGATGGAATATTTGCAACCTGTGCAGCTCGAGCCAAGGCTGCAGCATGGTTACCGGAAGAATGGGTGGCCACTCCCTTCCTCCTTTCCTCGGGAGACATTTTAAGCACAGCATTGGCTGCTCCTCTTGCTTTAAAAGCACCGACTTTTTGAAAGTTTTCACATTTAAAAACCAAATCACACCCTGCCACTTTGCTGATAGCTTCAGAATGCAAAACAGGCGTATAATGAACCATATGATCAATTCTTTCTCTTGCTTCTCGAATACTTTTGGCTGTTATATTTGGCTGTTTCTTCATCTTCCAAAATTGCATATAATCTAAAAAACAGACAATTATTCTACAAGGAATATCAAAAAGGAAGAAAAATGGCCACTGCCATTTTGCAACAAACTATATTCCCTATATTGAAAAAAATTTTTGACTTAGGTTTGCATTTTATTTAAGCAATATGTCAATAAATCACCTGGAATTTTACCCTATCATGGGAGAAGAGTTGAATGGAAACAACACCATTTCGCTAGACATGAGTACAACCAATTTGGAGTTAAAGGAAATTGATCTTTTAGACACCCATGCTTTTGAGCATTATATCAACAACCAATTGGTCCAAAACAAAAAAGTGTATGGCATCGGCGGGTATTTAGAAATGCGTAACATTTACCAAAGAAGCAGGGTTTTTGAGGACAGTTCAGCAAGTAAATTTCGAAACATCCACCTAGGAATAGACATTTGGTCTACTTCCGGAAAAGCAGTCCATTGCCCGATAAATGGTACCCTTCACAGTTTCCGAGACAATAAAGGTTTTGGCAATTATGGTCCTACAATAATACTCATGCATTCATTTCATGGGGAATTAATTTACAGTCTTTATGGACATTTAAGTCATATAGACCTGCAACATTTAAAAGTGGGGCAGATCTTTGAAAAAGGAGAAAAAATTGGACATTTAGGATCGTCCTTTGAAAATGGGAACTGGCCTCCTCACCTGCACTTTCAATTGATAAAAAATTTAAAAGGAGAATCAGGAGACTATCCGGGAGTATGCTCAAGCTCACAAAAAGATTGGTACAAAAAAAACTGCCCGGACCCAACAGCATGGCTTGGATTTCAAGCTGAGAATGTCAATAGAAAAACACATAATGAATTCTATAATTAAAGAAATAAGCAAACTTCGAAAACAGCTGCATCAGGCACCGGAAATTTCAGGAAAGGAAAAATACACTTCCCGTAAAATCAAGTCCTATTTCGAAGCTTTATCACCGGATGAAATTGTAGAAGACTTGGGCACACATGGTTTGGCCATAGTGTTCAATGGCAAAGATAAAGGACCAAGCACCCTGTTCAGGGCTGAGCTTGATGCTTTACCTATTACTGAGAATAACGACTTTAATTATAAAAGCAATATTCCGGGAGTAGCACACTCTTGCGGACATGATGGTCACATGGCCATACTTTGTGGGATTGGCATGACAATAAGTAAGCAAAGACCAAAAAAAGGAAGGGTAATCTTATTGTTCCAACCTGCAGAAGAAACAGGTATGGGGGCAAAAGAAGTTATCGAGTCCCCACACTATCAAAAAATAAAGCCGGATTATGCCTTTGCATTGCATAACCTTCCCGGATATCCTTTGGGAGAAGTGGTATTAAAAGAAGGAGCATTTACGGCTGCTTCCAAAGGCATGATCATTGCTTTAAAGGGCAAAACAAGTCATGCCGCTCACCCGGAGGATGCCATAAGTCCCGCAAATGCTATTTGTCAGTTGATTTCTGGATTACAAGAGCTCCCAAAACAGATGCCTGGCTTTTCTCTTGTGACTATTATTCATGCCCAACTGGGTGAAGTAGCTTTTGGCACCACACCCGGAGAAGCCAAAGTGATGGCTACCCTTCGGACTTTTGACAATGATATCATGACAAGTTTGACGGAAAGGGCTTGTTCAATATCAAGAAAAATAGCTGCAGACCAAGGTTTAAAATGTTCCATCAGTTTCACTGAAGAGTTTCAAGTGGTGGAAAACGATACAGATG of the Cyclobacterium marinum DSM 745 genome contains:
- a CDS encoding peptidoglycan DD-metalloendopeptidase family protein, encoding MSINHLEFYPIMGEELNGNNTISLDMSTTNLELKEIDLLDTHAFEHYINNQLVQNKKVYGIGGYLEMRNIYQRSRVFEDSSASKFRNIHLGIDIWSTSGKAVHCPINGTLHSFRDNKGFGNYGPTIILMHSFHGELIYSLYGHLSHIDLQHLKVGQIFEKGEKIGHLGSSFENGNWPPHLHFQLIKNLKGESGDYPGVCSSSQKDWYKKNCPDPTAWLGFQAENVNRKTHNEFYN
- a CDS encoding pyridoxal-phosphate dependent enzyme codes for the protein MKKQPNITAKSIREARERIDHMVHYTPVLHSEAISKVAGCDLVFKCENFQKVGAFKARGAANAVLKMSPEERRKGVATHSSGNHAAALARAAQVANIPSYIVMPSSAPQVKRNAVEGYGGIVIECEPNLKAREEGLKAVVNQYGATFIPPYDHIDVVEGQATCALELLETYRSLDFLIAPVGGGGLLAGTALATKFYSPNTKIIGAEPEGANDAKMSFEAGYRIPVQTPNTIADGLLTSLGKLNFEIIFKNVDYILTVSDQEIISAMRLIYERMKIVIEPSSAVPLAVVLKNKNLFANQNVGIILSGGNVDLAGLPFKSS
- a CDS encoding amidohydrolase produces the protein MNSIIKEISKLRKQLHQAPEISGKEKYTSRKIKSYFEALSPDEIVEDLGTHGLAIVFNGKDKGPSTLFRAELDALPITENNDFNYKSNIPGVAHSCGHDGHMAILCGIGMTISKQRPKKGRVILLFQPAEETGMGAKEVIESPHYQKIKPDYAFALHNLPGYPLGEVVLKEGAFTAASKGMIIALKGKTSHAAHPEDAISPANAICQLISGLQELPKQMPGFSLVTIIHAQLGEVAFGTTPGEAKVMATLRTFDNDIMTSLTERACSISRKIAADQGLKCSISFTEEFQVVENDTDAGELVNEAVEHLKLAKSYANEPFRWSEDFGVLSATTQSYLFGLGSGKNHPQLHENSYDFPDELLPIGVDIFCTIIQRLNH